GCTTCCCCTGCAGCCAGGTAGTCGGCCCGCAACTCATCGTCCTCCAGGAGGTGCCATGCGGCCATGCAGATGAACTCGCGGGTCGTAGCCATCCCGGCAGCACCGTAGGTGATGCACTCGATGAGGATCTCGACCGGCCCGTAACCCTTCTCCAGCAGGTGGCTGATGACGTCCTCGCGAGGAGCGATGCGGCGCCTGCGGATCGCGGGACGGACGTCGCTCACGAAGAAGTCGAGCATGCCGGCGTGACTCCTGACGGTACCGAGCAGGCGCCGGAACCGGCCGACCCGCTCGAACCGCTCGAGACTCACCAGCCGCTCCAGGCGTCGCTCCATCCCCGGCCGAAGCGAGTCGGTGAGTCCCACTACCTGCGAGGCGACCTGAACCGCCATGGCCAGGCTCGTGCGGGCGAGGTCGATGTGCCCTCGCTCCTGGAACCCTCGGACCAACTCCTCGCTGAGTCGCTCCATGAGCGACCGGTATCGCTCGTCCACCGTTTTCGGGGTGAAGAAACGAGCGGTCGCGACCCTCTGCTCCTTGTGGCTGGCGCCGTCCTGGAACAGCACCGGTTTCCGGAGGGGGACGTTCGCGATCGCCTCCGAGTTGAAACCGGCCTGTTTGCTCACGTCGCCGGCGCGGAGCACCTGCCGGGCGGCGGCATAGGAGCCGACGTGCCAGACGCCGTCCTCGTACTCCACGCTGCTGGCAGAAGCACGGGCACGCCCGCTCTTTCGCCGGGAGGCCGCTGGCGTGGACGAGCCACTGTTTCCGTTCACCCTGATACCCTCGGTTCTCCTCGCGTTCGAATCACGAGGTTATGACACACTGTGTATCATATCCTGCTGAGTCCGATGAGGAGGAGAGCGTCATTCCCCTCGGGGTAGAGTAGGCGCCGACAGGGAGGAGCAGATTGGAAGTCGACAGCAGGGGGTCACCGGCAGAGGACCACAGGATCCGCCGCACTCGTAGGTTGCTGGCCGACGCCCTCGTCGAGCTCACCCTCGAGCGGCCGTTCGAGACGATCACCGTGCGCGACCTGACGGAGCGCGCCAACATCGGTTACGCGACGTTCTTCCGGCACTATTCCGGAAAGGTCGAGCTCCTTCGGGCGATGCTGAAGGAGGTACTGGCCGAACTCCTCGAACTCCTCGAACCGCACCTGGGCGAAGACCCGGCACAGGCGAGCCTCGTGGTGTTCCGGCACGCGCGTCTGCACGCCGACCTCTACCGCCTGCTGCTGCGCACGGCCGGAGCTATCGAACTGCTGCCCGAAGCGATCCGGGTAGGCGTGGCGACCACGAGTCGCAGCTACCGCGCCAGGAGCGACAGCATGATCCCCTTCGAGATCGCCGCGGAGCACCTCGTGCGCTCGTTCGTGAACCTTATCGACTGGTGGCTGGAGAACGACCTCCCCTACTCGGCGGAGCGGATGGCCGAGATATATGGCGCGATGATCATAGAACCACTGGAAAGCAAGGCACTGGAGCGCCGGACGGCGGAGGAGGTCGCGGCCACGCGCGCGCCGGTTCGCCCCCGCAACCGCTGAGTAGCGGGACCCGATCATGCTGTCTTCCGACGCGACCTATCGGCTCGAACGCTTCTCCGACCCTGCCGCCTTCCGGGCCAGGGCATGGCAACTGCTGCTGGCGAGGGAGGCCACCCACTGTCTGCAACTGGGGATACTCGGCGGTATCGAAACCGGCGAGTGGCCGGACCCCTTCCTCGGCGTCGTGAGCCGGCATCTCGCCCCTGCGCTGGTCGCGATGCGGACGCCACCACACAACCTGCTGCTGTCGAAGAGCGACGACCTCGCTGCGCTCGAGCCCCTGCTGAGTGCCCTCGACCCTGGACTCGGCGGGGTCCTGGGGCCGCGTGAGGTGGCTGACGCCTTCGCCCACGCCTGGACCCGGGGCACCGGGGCTCGCGCAGAGCTCACCTTCCGGCAGCGGATCTACCGGCTCGAGCGGGTCGAGCCAGTGCGCGGGGTCGAGGGGCGCGGCAGAAGCGCTGGAGAGGAGGACCGACCCCTCCTCGAGGAATGGATGGCGGCGTTCCTTCGCGAAGCGCTCCCCGCTAAGCGGACAGACGCGAGGACGACGCTGAACAGGTGGCTGAACCGGTCAGGAAGTGAGCTGCGCATCTGGGAGGCGGGGGGACAGCCGGTGGCGATGGCCGGGGCGGGCAGCCGAACACCCCACGGTGTTCGCATAAGCGCCGTTTACACCCCGCCCAGCCATCGCCGCAACGGCTACGCCAGCGCCCTCGTCGCCGAACTGAGCCAGCGGCAGCTCGACAGCGGCAGGAGCTTCTGCTTCCTCTTCACCGACCTCGCCAACCCCACCTCGAACCGCATCTACCAGGCGTTGGGCTACCGTCCGGACAGCGTCGCCCACGAGTACCGCTTCATACGGCGACGGCGGTCGTGGCCTAGCACCGGCGAGACTATGGCCGGGAAACCAGACGCGGGCCGCGCAGAAGGCTAACTTCGGGGGACGGGCTGCCGCCCGACACACGCAAGCCAGAGGGGGGAATTCGATGAAACTGAACAGCCTCGAAGACCTGTTCAAGGACCAGCTGATGGACATGCACAGCGCCGAGCAGCAGCTCACCGCAGCGCTGCCCAAGATGGCCGAGAAGGCTTCGGCCAAGGAGGTGAGGGAGGCCCTCGAGCGGCACCTCGACATCACCAAGAAGCAGCTGGAACGCCTCGACCAGATCGGCAGCAACATGGGGATCGACCTCAAGGGGAAGACCTGCGAGGCGATGAAGGGCCTCATCAAGGAGGGCGAGCACATCCTCAAGGAGGGCGGTTCGGGCGAGGCGCTCGACGCCGCGATAATCGCGGCCGCCCAGAAGATCGAGCACTACGAGATCGCCAGCTACGGATCCGTCTGCACGTACGCCGAGGAGCTCGGGCACAAGGATGCGCTGAAGCTGCTGAAGCAGACCCTCGACGAGGAGGAGAAGACGGATCAGCAGCTCACCAAGATCGCCGAGAGCGGGGTCAACCAGCGGGCGATGAAGGCCTGACCACTCGGGAACAGCGCGCTGACGGGACCTTGGAGGGGCGAGCGGGATGCCGTTCGCCCCTCCCCTCGTCGCCTCTACGACCGGTGCCACTCATCCTGGAAGGAGCTTAAGCCTGCGGTAAACTCCAGGAGGGAGCATCACGGGGGGCAAGGCACCATGGAGGACAACCGCATGGCACGAGCGATCGGAACGAGCGCCTCGTTTCGGACAGTCGAACCCCTGCCTGGAAGGCACCCGAGCGGGCCGATCGCTGTGCTACTGGCTGTGAAGCTGGCGGCGCTACTGGGGGCGCTCCTGCTATGGCCAGCAGCGGTGAAGGCGCAGGGCGGACTATACGGACCGGAGGCGCCGCGCGATGTCGCCTACGTGAGGTTGATAAACGCCCGGCCTGGGGGGCCGGTGGGCCCCGTCGTCGGCGGCGAAGAGTGGCAGTCGGTCGACTTCGCCGAGGTTTCGCCCTACCATCGGATCGCACCTGGGCAGCACGCCGTCAGCGCGGCTGGGATCGAGTCGAGCTTCACCGCCCGAGCGGAGAGTTTCACCACCTTGGTCCTGCTCGAGAACGAGCTGGTGACGATCGACGACACTCCGCTCCGGGACATCTCGCGTGGACTGCTGACCCTCTACAACCTCACCGCCGATCACACCCTGACCCTCGGCACTGTCGACGGAAGCCAGGTCATCAGCGACGTCGAGCCGCTTTCGGCCGCCTCCAGAGCCATCAGCCAGGCCGAGGTCGAGCTGGTCGTCAGCTCGAACGGGAAGCCGATCGGCAAACTCGACAGCAGGCTCTACCGGCGTGGTGAGGCGCACTCCGTCATCGTCATGCCCGAAGGAACCCAACCACGGGTGATCTACGCCCGAGCGGCCGCGGAACGCTGAGGCGCCTGCTGGATGGTCTTCACCAGCAGCGTCTTCCTCTTCCTCTTCCTGCCGATATTCCTGGCGGTCTACCACCTGCTGCCCAGCAACCGCCGGACCCTCTGGATACTCATCGCCTCCTACCTCTTCTACGGCTGGTGGCGGATCGACTTCCTCGTTCTCTTCATCGCCACCACCGCCTTCACCTATCTGGTGGGCCGTGGCCTGGTAGCCGGCCCTAAGCGGGGGCGTTATCAGGGGCTGCTCCTCACCCTGGGCGTTGCAGGCAACCTCGCCACGCTCGCCTACTTCAAGTACTTCAACTTCGGTGTGGAGAGCCTCGATTCACTGCTGGTTACGCTGGGGGGCAGCCCCCTCTTAGCCTGGCAGGTGATCCTGCCCATAGGCATCTCCTTCTACGTCTTCCAGAGCGTCAGCTACCTGGTGGACATCCATCGCGGCGACGCCAGCGGCAGCACCCGCTTCGTGGACATGGCCGCCTACATAGCTCTGTTCCCACAACTAATCGCCGGACCCATCGTCCGCTTCAAGGAGCTGGCGCCGCAACTCGAGAGCCCGGTGGCGAGCTTCTCCGACTTCAGCCAGGGCTCGCTGCGCTTCATGATCGGCTTCTGCAAGAAGGTGCTCGTGGCCGACATGGTCGCGCCGCTGGCCGATGCCGTCTTCTCCCTCTCGCAGCCGACCGCGGCCGAGGCCGCCCTGGGAGCGTTGGCGTTCGCGGTTCAGCTGTTCTTCGACTTCTCGGGCTACAGCGACATGGCGATCGGCCTGGCGCGGATGATGGGACTGCGCCTGCTGGAGAACTTCGCCATGCCCTATCGCAGCCGCACCATCACCGAGTTCTGGCAACGCTGGCACATCTCGCTCTCGCGCTGGCTGCGCGACTACCTCTACATCCCCCTCGGCGGCAACCGGCGGGGCCGGCGGCGCACCTACGTCAACCTGATGCTGGTGATGCTCCTGGGCGGTCTCTGGCACGGGGCCGCCTGGACCTTCGTCCTCTGGGGCGCCTGGCATGGCCTGCTCCTGGTGGGCGAGAGGTTGCTGCGGGAGAACGGCCGGGGGCCGCGGCTGCCCCGCCGGGTGGCGGTCGCGCGCACCTTCCTCTTCGTCGCACTAGGCTGGATCACCTTCCGTGCCGACGGCATAGCCGGCGCCACCGCGATGTACTCGGGTCTTCTCGGCGTCCATGGCATGGGCATCAGCCCGCAGCTCGCCTGGCAGCTGCCCTCCAGTGCGGTCGTCGCCCTCGCTGCAGGTTGCCTGCTCATCTGGCTGCCGGCCCCGGCCCCCCCGCCCCGGGACTCGTTGCCGGCGCCGCTTCCTGCTCCGGCGGCACGCGTTGCCACCGCCGTCATCGTGCCGGTGTTCCTGCTGGGCGTCTTGCGGATGGTCGCCGATTCGTTCTCGCCCTTCCTCTACTTCAGGTTCTGACGGGCGAGCTGCTTATGTCCCAACGAACCACCGATATCCGCTTCGAGGAGACGCTTCGAGCCGAACGAGTCGAACCGTTCCCCGTGGCGCCGGGACTCTTCATGGCGCTCTTCCTCACGGGCGCCTTGTTGCTCGCCGTCACCAACTCCGCTCTCCTCGAGTCGCCGGATGAGCCGCTGCTCGACGGCAGTTGGGCAGCCGCCTACCAGGAGCGCTTCGACGAGGCATCTCCCCTGTTCGTCCCCGCCACGACGATCTGGGGAGCGATCGACTACATCCTCTTCGACCAGGGACGAGCCGGCGTGCTGGTTGGCGAGGACGGCTGGCTCTACTCCACCGAGGAGTTCGCCTACCCCGCAGAGACCGACGTCGCAGCCCGCCGCCTCGATGCCAACCTCGACGCGATCGCTGCGGTAGCGGACCGGTTGCAGGAACTCGACATCGACCTCGTCGTCGCGCTGCTCCCCTCCAAGGCACGTATATACCCAGAACACCTCGGTCGCTACCGGCTGCCGAAGGGACCCACCCAGCTCTACTCGCTCGCGCTCGCCGGGTTGCGCGACCGGGGCGTGCCGGTAACCGGGTTGTTGCCGCCGCTCCTGGAGGCGAAGGAGGAGGGCGCCGTCTTCCTTCGTACCGATACCCACTGGACCCCCTACGGCGCCCGGGAGGCCGCAGAAGCCGTTGCCGAAACGATCCGAGGCATCGCGCGATTCCCCTGGCTGGATCAGGAGGAGTACGCGACGACGCGCTCGGAGCCGCAGCCACACCGGGGGGACCTGACCAATTTCCTGCCGCTCGGACCCCTCTACGACGAGCTAGGGCCCGAAGACGACGAGCTTATTGGGTTCGAGACCAGCGCAGCAGGAGCTCCAGATACCGACCTCTTCGCCCAGGTGGAGATCCCGGTCGTCCTGGTGGGAACCTCTTACAGTCAGGATGAGCGCTGGAACTTCGCGGGCTGGCTTCGCCAGGCCCTCGGCAGCGACGTACTGGTGGCTGCGCAGCGGGGCGAAGGGCCCTTCGAGCCGATGGTCGAATACCTGGGCGGAGACGCCTTCCGAAACGCGCCGCCCCAGGTCGTGGTGTGGGAGGTGCCGGAGCGCTACCTGAGCAGGAGATGGCAGACGGGAGAGGGTGGAGAGTGAACAGCGAACGTGAACGCCCGAAGGTCCGCATCCTCGCGCTGTTGCCGATGCTGCTCCTCGGCCTGGCCCTCGCCCAGCCGGGCAGTCTCCTCGAGCTGAGCGGCACCGGTACCCTTTCCGCCGCCCAGGTCGACGCCCGCACCGCCGGCCGCTTCCGCAACAACGGGGAGACGCCCCCCTCTGCAGCGACCGCCGTGGACACCTACCTGATGCGCTACGAGAGCACCTGGCCGGACGGCGAGCCGGCCCTGATCACCGCCCAACTCTTCGTGCCGCATGAGATAGCGCGACCCGCCAACCTGTTCGTGTTCGGGCCCGGCTCGACCGGCCTAGTGGAGGCCTGCGCGCCCTCGCGTCCCTTCGTCGAGAACGGCAGTTACGAGACCTACAACGCCTACACGCTGGCCTACGCGGGCCAGGGCTTCATCTCCCTCATGCCCAACTACATGGGCTTCTTCGACGTCGGCGTGATCCAACCCTACTTCGACCGTGTCGCCGAAGGACGTGTTCTCCTCGACGGCATCCGGGCGGCCGACGCGGCACTCGAGCGGC
This is a stretch of genomic DNA from Trueperaceae bacterium. It encodes these proteins:
- a CDS encoding cytochrome P450; this encodes MEYEDGVWHVGSYAAARQVLRAGDVSKQAGFNSEAIANVPLRKPVLFQDGASHKEQRVATARFFTPKTVDERYRSLMERLSEELVRGFQERGHIDLARTSLAMAVQVASQVVGLTDSLRPGMERRLERLVSLERFERVGRFRRLLGTVRSHAGMLDFFVSDVRPAIRRRRIAPREDVISHLLEKGYGPVEILIECITYGAAGMATTREFICMAAWHLLEDDELRADYLAAGEAERHRILHEILRLEPVVGRLYRRTVAPLLIADGDEEVIIPAGALLSLDIGAANADEGAVGPEPLTICPGRNLAPGVQAPALSFGDGAHRCPGAFVAIQESDIFLRRFLALPVEVDKAPTIRWNELIEGYELRDFRVRLRSRGQNGSSA
- a CDS encoding TetR/AcrR family transcriptional regulator, yielding MEVDSRGSPAEDHRIRRTRRLLADALVELTLERPFETITVRDLTERANIGYATFFRHYSGKVELLRAMLKEVLAELLELLEPHLGEDPAQASLVVFRHARLHADLYRLLLRTAGAIELLPEAIRVGVATTSRSYRARSDSMIPFEIAAEHLVRSFVNLIDWWLENDLPYSAERMAEIYGAMIIEPLESKALERRTAEEVAATRAPVRPRNR
- a CDS encoding GNAT family N-acetyltransferase; this translates as MLSSDATYRLERFSDPAAFRARAWQLLLAREATHCLQLGILGGIETGEWPDPFLGVVSRHLAPALVAMRTPPHNLLLSKSDDLAALEPLLSALDPGLGGVLGPREVADAFAHAWTRGTGARAELTFRQRIYRLERVEPVRGVEGRGRSAGEEDRPLLEEWMAAFLREALPAKRTDARTTLNRWLNRSGSELRIWEAGGQPVAMAGAGSRTPHGVRISAVYTPPSHRRNGYASALVAELSQRQLDSGRSFCFLFTDLANPTSNRIYQALGYRPDSVAHEYRFIRRRRSWPSTGETMAGKPDAGRAEG
- a CDS encoding ferritin-like domain-containing protein → MKLNSLEDLFKDQLMDMHSAEQQLTAALPKMAEKASAKEVREALERHLDITKKQLERLDQIGSNMGIDLKGKTCEAMKGLIKEGEHILKEGGSGEALDAAIIAAAQKIEHYEIASYGSVCTYAEELGHKDALKLLKQTLDEEEKTDQQLTKIAESGVNQRAMKA
- a CDS encoding alginate O-acetyltransferase AlgF, with the protein product MARAIGTSASFRTVEPLPGRHPSGPIAVLLAVKLAALLGALLLWPAAVKAQGGLYGPEAPRDVAYVRLINARPGGPVGPVVGGEEWQSVDFAEVSPYHRIAPGQHAVSAAGIESSFTARAESFTTLVLLENELVTIDDTPLRDISRGLLTLYNLTADHTLTLGTVDGSQVISDVEPLSAASRAISQAEVELVVSSNGKPIGKLDSRLYRRGEAHSVIVMPEGTQPRVIYARAAAER
- a CDS encoding MBOAT family O-acyltransferase — translated: MVFTSSVFLFLFLPIFLAVYHLLPSNRRTLWILIASYLFYGWWRIDFLVLFIATTAFTYLVGRGLVAGPKRGRYQGLLLTLGVAGNLATLAYFKYFNFGVESLDSLLVTLGGSPLLAWQVILPIGISFYVFQSVSYLVDIHRGDASGSTRFVDMAAYIALFPQLIAGPIVRFKELAPQLESPVASFSDFSQGSLRFMIGFCKKVLVADMVAPLADAVFSLSQPTAAEAALGALAFAVQLFFDFSGYSDMAIGLARMMGLRLLENFAMPYRSRTITEFWQRWHISLSRWLRDYLYIPLGGNRRGRRRTYVNLMLVMLLGGLWHGAAWTFVLWGAWHGLLLVGERLLRENGRGPRLPRRVAVARTFLFVALGWITFRADGIAGATAMYSGLLGVHGMGISPQLAWQLPSSAVVALAAGCLLIWLPAPAPPPRDSLPAPLPAPAARVATAVIVPVFLLGVLRMVADSFSPFLYFRF